In the genome of Denticeps clupeoides chromosome 13, fDenClu1.1, whole genome shotgun sequence, one region contains:
- the gucy2f gene encoding retinal guanylyl cyclase 2, whose protein sequence is MHHFPLPIGRVVWEFSSYPCCLAALPLCNVSLWVMLGILSFPCCVQCLIFKVGVLGPWNCDPAHSRSLPAVAARLAVGRINEDFSLDLGCQVDFVVLQEACETSKALTNFVSYEKAADAFVGLASPGYCSAASLLAKNWDKAIFSWACIDYELDRLQAFPTFARILPTPTRVLFSVLKYFRWANVGIVSSNEDMWIDTANKVANALRSQGLPVGIVASVGNNETDLENTLRDVQNAGEIKVIVMCMHSVLVGGQQQMSFLTKAHDMGLTRGRYVFVPYDTMLYSLPYTNTSYFPLRNNTKLRQAYDAVLTITAESELMSFSEAFSMAKRLGELNVPQDPQQVSPLFGTIYNGLYLIAKSIHNARRAGQWLSGTNLAYFTRNLTFPGFNQNIRIDGQGDGQTNYVILDTNGWGGELYRCYLVDLGAGMVQFAGRSINFPGGSPPPSDSGCWFEPDAICTGGVEIVYVIVVFVVIFVLALGALGVTLFIRKRIQQIQLVKGPNRILLTLEDLTFINPQLSKRKITLEDLSESKSAIEDKSADQSVGSMATATHENSNVAVYEGDWVWLKKFEEGQFKEIKQSTTKIFMKMKDLRNENVNPFLGFFTDCDMFAVVTEHCSRGSLQDLLRNDDVKLDWMFKSSLLLDLIKGMKYLHHREFPHGRLKSRNCVVDGRFVLKITDYGLNEILETQKAMRKEALTEDLFWTAPELLRDLENSRKGTYKGDVYSFAIILQEVVVRGAPYCMLGLSPEEIIRKVKKPPPMCRPTVAPDQAPLECIQLMKQCWSEQPDRRPAFDEIFDQFKIINKGKKTNIIDSMLRMLEQYSSNLEDLIRERTEELEVEKQRTEKLLSEMLPPSVAEALKTGATVEPEYFDQVTIYFSDIVGFTTISSLSDPIEVVDLLNDLYSLFDAVLSNHDVYKVETIGDAYMVASGLPKRNGNKHAAEIANMSLNILSSVGSFQMRHMPEVPVRIRIGIHSGPCVAGVVGLTMPRYCLFGDTVNTASRMESTGLPYRIHVNISTVKILNSMNEGYKIEVRGKTELKGKGIEETYWLVGKSNFAKPLPKPPEIKPGDNWQDMVTEEIKMIFRKAKRQVDKPKI, encoded by the exons ATGCACCATTTTCCTCTCCCCATCGGACGAGTGGTGTGGGAGTTTTCCAGCTACCCCTGCTGTCTCGCCGCGCTGCCGCTTTGCAACGTCTCGCTATGGGTCATGCTGGGCATCCTATCTTTTCCCTGCTGCGTGCAGTGTTTGATTTTCAAAGTGGGGGTCCTGGGCCCGTGGAACTGTGACCCGGCCCACTCCAGATCCCTCCCGGCAGTGGCGGCCAGGCTGGCCGTTGGCAGGATCAACGAGGACTTCAGCCTGGACCTGGGATGTCAAGTCGACTTTGTCGTCCTCCAGGAGGCCTGCGAGACGTCCAAGGCTTTGACGAACTTCGTGAGCTACGAGAAGGCGGCGGACGCGTTCGTGGGTCTGGCCAGTCCTGGCTACTGCAGCGCCGCCTCACTCCTGGCCAAGAACTGGGACAAGGCCATCTTTTCCTGGGCGTGCATTGATTACGAGCTGGACCGGCTCCAGGCCTTCCCAACGTTCGCCCGGATTCTGCCCACCCCGACCCGAGTGCTGTTCAGCGTGCTGAAGTACTTCCGGTGGGCCAACGTCGGCATTGTCTCGTCCAACGAGGACATGTGGATCGACACCGCCAACAAGGTGGCGAACGCTCTGCGGAGCCAGGGGCTGCCCGTGGGGATCGTGGCGTCCGTGGGGAACAATGAAACCGACCTGGAGAACACGCTGCGGGACGTCCAGAATGCGGGGGAAATTAAAG TGATCGTCATGTGCATGCACTCGGTGCTGGTCGGGGGACAGCAGCAGATGTCGTTCCTGACCAAGGCCCATGACATGGGCCTGACGCGGGGCAGGTACGTGTTTGTGCCCTATGACACCATGCTGTACAGCCTGCCCTACACCAACACCTCCTACTTCCCCCTGCGGAACAACACCAAGCTGCGGCAGGCCTACGACGCCGTGCTGACCATCACCGCCGAGTCCGAACTCATGTCCTTCAGCGAGGCTTTCAGCATGGCCAAGAGGCTTGGCGAACTCAACGTGCCACAAGATCCACAGCAG GTGTCCCCTCTGTTTGGGACAATCTACAATGGTCTTTACCTCATTGCCAAATCCATACACAATGCAAGAAGGGCCGGCCAGTGGCTGTCTGGGACCAACCTGGCCTACTTCACAAGGAACTTGACCTTCCCCGGCTTCAACCAGAACATCCGGATAGACGGCCAAGGAGACGGCCAGACCAACTACGTGATTTTGGACACCAACGGCTGGGGGGGCGAGCTGTACCGCTGCTACCTGGTGGACCTGGGCGCCGGCATGGTGCAGTTCGCTGGTCGATCCATTAACTTCCCAGGAGGCTCTCCGCCGCCATCCGACTCCGGCTGCTGGTTTGAACCTGACGCCATCTGCACTGGAG GTGTGGAGATTGTCTACGTCATTGTGGTGTTTGTGGTCATCTTCGTTCTGGCGTTGGGAGCCTTGGGCGTAACCCTGTTCATAAG GAAGCGGATCCAGCAAATCCAACTGGTCAAAGGGCCCAACCGGATCCTTCTGACCTTGGAGGATCTCACGTTCATAAACCCTCAGCTTAGCAAGAGG aAAATCACATTAGAGGACCTCAGTGAATCGAAGAGTGCAATTGAGGATAAGTCAGCTGACCAGTCAGTCGGCAGCATGGCAACTGCTACACACGAGAACTCCAATGTGGCCGTCTATGAG GGTGACTGGGTATGGCTGAAGAAGTTTGAAGAGGGACAATTCAAAGAGATAAAGCAAAGTACAACAAAGATCTTCATGAAG ATGAAAGACCTACGGAATGAGAACGTTAACCCATTCTTGGGGTTCTTTACGGACTGTGACATGTTTGCAGTGGTTACAGAGCACTGTTCTCGAGGGAGTCTACAGGACCTGCTGCGGAACGATGATGTTAAACTCGATTGGATGTTTAAGTCATCGTTGTTGCTGGACCTCATTAAG GGTATGAAATACCTGCACCACAGGGAGTTCCCTCACGGCCGACTGAAGTCTCGAAACTGTGTGGTCGATGGCCGATTCGTCTTAAAGATAACAGACTATGGCCTCAACGAGATTCTTGAAACACAGAAAGCCATGCGAAAGGAGGCTCTGACTGAAG ACTTGTTTTGGACGGCGCCAGAGCTCCTCCGAGACTTAGAGAACTCACGGAAAGGGACCTACAAAGGAGATGTTTACAGTTTTGCCATCATCCTTCAAGAGGTGGTTGTCCGAGGTGCTCCATATTGCATGCTGGGACTGTCTCCTGAAG AGATCATTAGAAAGGTAAAGAAACCCCCACCAATGTGCCGACCCACCGTGGCCCCAGATCAGGCCCCTCTGGAGTGTATTCAGCTGATGAAGCAGTGCTGGAGTGAGCAGCCTGACCGGAGACCAGCCTTTGACGAGATCTTCGATCAG TTCAAGATCATTAACAAGGGCAAGAAGACCAACATCATTGACTCCATGCTGCGCATGCTGGAGCAGTACTCCTCCAACCTGGAGGACCTGATCCGAGAGAGGacggaggagctggaggtggagaagcAGCGGACGGAGAAGCTCCTGTCCGAGATGCTTCCTCC ATCAGTTGCAGAGGCACTCAAGACCGGCGCAACAGTGGAGCCAGAGTATTTTGACCAGGTGACCATTTACTTCAGTGACATCGTGGGTTTTACCACCATCTCCTCCCTCAGTGACCCCATTGAAGTGGTCGACCTGCTCAACGACCTCTACTCACTTTTTGATGCCGTGCTCTCCAACCATGATGTCTACAAA GTGGAAACCATTGGTGATGCCTACATGGTGGCGTCGGGTCTCCCCAAGAGGAATGGCAACAAGCATGCGGCAGAGATCGCCAACATGTCTCTGAACATCCTCAGCTCTGTTGGCAGCTTCCAGATGCGGCACATGCCTGAGGTGCCGGTCAGAATTCGGATAGGTATCCACTCAG GGCCATGTGTCGCTGGAGTTGTCGGATTGACCATGCCACGGTACTGCCTTTTTGGAGACACAGTCAACACTGCCTCTCGTATGGAATCCACAGGGCTGC CTTATAGAATTCACGTGAATATAAGCACAGTGAAGATCCTGAACTCTATGAATGAGGGATATAAGATCGAAGTCAGGGGGAAGACAGAACTGAAG GGCAAAGGCATAGAAGAAACATACTGGCTAGTTGGGAAATCGAACTTCGCGAAGCCCTTACCCAAGCCTCCAGAGATCAAACCGGG AGACAACTGGCAAGACATGGTAACCGAGGAGATCAAGATGATATTTCGGAAAgccaagaggcaggtggacaagcCCAAAATCTAA
- the serpinh1b gene encoding serpin H1b: protein MWVTSAAALCLLALLASAEEKKLSSHATNLADTSANLAFSLYHNVVKEKDLENILISPVVVASSLGLVALGGKSTTASQVKSVLSADKLNDEHLHAGLSELLSEVSDSGARNVTWKISNRLYGPSAVTFADSFVKSSKKHYNYDHSKINFRDKRSAVNSINEWASKSTEGKLPEVTKDVQNTDGAMIVNAMFFKPHWHEKFHDKMVDNRGFLVTRSFTISVPMMHRTGLYDFYEDTENRLFVLNMPLAHKKSSMIIIMPYHVEPLERLEKLLTRKQLDTWVSKMKETAVAISLPKVSVEVSHNLQKHLGKLGLTEAVDKSKADLSNISGKKDLYLSNVFHASALEWDTEGNPFDASIFSSEKLRNPKLFYADHPFIFVVKDKKTDSILYIGRLVRPKGDKMRDEL from the exons ATGTGGGTGACCAGCGCCGCTGCCCTGTGCCTTCTGGCTCTCCTGGCTtctgcagaggagaagaagcTGAGTAGCCATGCCACCAACTTGGCGGACACCAGCGCCAATCTGGCCTTCAGCCTGTACCACAACGTGGTGAAGGAGAAGGACCTGGAGAACATCCTCATCTCTCCTGTGGTGGTGGCCTCCTCCCTCGGCCTGGTGGCCCTCGGGGGCAAGTCCACGACGGCCTCGCAGGTGAAGAGCGTCCTGAGTGCCGACAAGCTGAACGACGAGCACCTGCACGCGGGGCTGTCGGAGCTTCTGTCCGAGGTGAGCGACTCCGGTGCGAGAAACGTCACCTGGAAGATCAGCAACAGGCTGTACGGGCCCAGCGCGGTCACCTTCGCCGACAGCTTTGTCAAGAGCAGCAAGAAGCACTACAACTACGACCACTCGAAGATCAACTTCCGCGACAAGCGCAGCGCCGTCAACTCCATCAACGAGTGGGCGTCCAAATCCACTGAGGGCAAGCTGCCAGAGGTCACCAAGGACGTGCAGAACACCGATGGAGCCATGATTGTCAACGCCATGTTCTTCAAGC CCCACTGGCACGAGAAGTTCCATGACAAGATGGTGGACAACCGGGGTTTCCTGGTCACAAGATCCTTCACCATCTCTGTTCCCATGATGCATCGCACAG GTCTGTATGACTTCTACGAAGACACGGAGAACAGACTGTTCGTGCTGAACATGCCCCTGGCCCATAAGAAGTCCAGCATGATAATCATCATGCCCTACCATGTGGAGCCACTGGAGAGGCTGGAGAAGCTGCTTACCCGCAAGCAGCTGGACACCTGGGTGAGCAAGATGAAGGAGACAGCGGTGGCCATCTCCCTGCCCAAGGTCAGCGTTGAGGTCAGCCACAACCTGCAG AAACATCTCGGAAAGCTAGGTCTCACAGAGGCTGTGGACAAGTCCAAGGCCGACCTGTCCAACATCTCAGGGAAGAAGGACCTCTACCTCTCCAACGTTTTCCACGCATCTGCCCTGGAGTGGGACACCGAGGGAAACCCCTTCGATGCCAGCATCTTCAGCTCGGAGAAGCTCAGAAACCCCAAGCTGTTCTACGCCGACCACCCCTTCATCTTCGTTGTGAAAGACAAGAAGACCGACTCCATCCTCTACATCGGCCGCCTCGTGCGTCCCAAGGGTGATAAGATGCGAGACGAGCTTTAA